Sequence from the Methanobrevibacter sp. genome:
TAAGATATGATTCATTCATTTCATCATTGACTTCATCATATCTGTTCAATAAGGTTTTGACTAGGTCTTTACTAATTTTATTGAATTTCTTATCCAATAAGTCGACTCCCTCTTGGGTGATTCCTTTTTTGGTAGCCACTTTATTGATGATGTCCCAATTGCTTAATTCTTGGTCATCCTTTAACATTGAAGTTCCAATGACTGTCTTTAAGATCATTTCCTCTATTTCATCTTTGGAAAGGTTTGAGAGATCTGTGCAGCTTTGAGCGAATTTTTCAATCATCATTGCAATGAAGGCAGGTCCGCAGCTGCTTATTATTGTGCTGATTTCCAATTCATTGTCCTTCGGATGAAGATTGTCCTCCTCCTCATTGAAGTAGATAGGGTCATCAATTTTTTTAACTATGCTGAATTCATTGAACAGGTCTTCAACAAAGAGTCTTTCATGCAATTCCACTTTTGAGTTATGCTTTACGAGTGTGACTCCCTTTCTTCTTGCCAGTGAGCTTATTGAATTGTTGGAAGTGACTGTTGAAGCCAAGGTGGGAATGACCAAGCTTAATTTGCCGTCATAGAATTTTTTGATATGGCTGAAATTAAGTCCTGCACAAGTGTAGATGATATGGGTCTTCTCATTGATGAATGGTTTTATTTCTTGGATGATTTCCTTGAATTGAGGAGTTTCTACGGAAATAAGGATCTTTTCACATTGTGTTGCGACTTCTTTGTTATCTGAAGTAATGTTTAGATTTTCTTCTGGATATTCTTCAATTAAACTTTCAAATTTATTAAGGTGTCTATTTGAAACAATTAATTCTTCATCGTCCAATAGTAAATTAAGTTTCAAGATGTTATTTACTATCATTGAACCCATATTTCCGTAGCCGATAACTCCTATTTTCATAGTTTCCCTTTCACTATGTGTTTTCTAATCATGATTTTGGATTAAAGTTCTCCATGCATATTATGGAAGGAATTTTCAAAATCCTGATTAAAAATATTTATTAAAACTATCTAGTTATGAAATAACTTTTACATTATTTATAACTAATATAATTTATTTTTTAACTCATTAATAAACTTTACAGTTTTATTTTTGGATTTAGAGCATTTATTCAACTTTATTTTATATTTATTAAACTATAATTTAGTTAAATATAATTTAAATTATATCAATTAATTTGTTTAAGTTTTAATAGGGAAATAATTTTTTATGGTGGTAAAAGATTATTCTAAAATCATTATTCTAGAATTTCCTTCAATATGGTTCAATCTAATAAAATCGGATATTATGTTGTTGAAGAGATCATGGTCTATTATGTTCCAAAGGTGGTTTCCCCTTATGATCTCTACCAATTTGGCATTTTTAAATATGTTCCTCAGTTGGATTGCAGATTTTGCACAATCCAAATCCTCTTTGCTTCCATAGATGATCAATACATTGTCCTTTTCAATGATTTCATCATTGTCCTTCAGGCTTTTGGGAACTGTATAGTTCAATGATTCAAAAGATATTCTTCTTTCTTCCTTGATGGATCTGTCCAGAATCCTTTCAACGTCTTTGTAATGTTCCCTATTGATTCCAAAGTATCTGAGATAGGCTTTTGTTATGAATGAGTCGGGCTTTTCATTCAAGTATTCTGATTGTGTCTTGGCCAGCCTATTCACAATGCTGTCTTTTTCGATTTCCTTATGGTCAGCTATTTCAAGCCCAGACAATATCAGATTGTCAATTAATCTTGGATTTTCATTAATTATTTCAATGGCTACTGACCCTCCAATTCCTAAGGCCACTAAGTTTACCTTTTCAATGTTCTTCTCTTCGATTAATTTTTCTATGAATTTTGCGATTTCAAGAGATGAGTTCCTAATGGAAAAATCATCTTCAGACTTGCTATCTCCATGATTCGGCAAATCCATAAAGATGCAGTGAAAACCATTAAAATATTGTGCATGATTCTCCTTTTGCCTAATCCAAATCCATTTGTCCAATAATTTTGTATGCAAAAAGAGGATTGTCTTGTTGTTTTCCTCTCCGATTTCCTCGTATGCCAAATCATTGAAGTATCTTAAAGTCATTTTATCATCGGTTTGATTTTCAATTGTCAAATCTCTGCATCTTTCATAAGATGCTGAACATTAACCAATTTAATTAGTTGTTATACTATCGAACAAAACATATACATTTATTAATGTTAATGATTATATATTATATTAATTCTTATTATAATTTTTTAATCAAAAGGATTTGTGATAAAATGAAAGCAGATGCATACAAAATTGTAGATAATGTTTACTGGGTAGGAGTTTTGGATTGGGATATTCGTGACTACCACGGATACACCTTAAATGGAACTACCTACAACTGTTATTTAGTATTTGGAGAAGATAAAGTAGCTTTAATCGATAATGTCTATCCTGGAAAGTCTGAACAGTTCTGGGGAAGAATCAGAGATGCCTTTGAAAAGGAAGGAAGGGAATTCAAAATTGATGTAGTCATTCAAAACCACATTGAAAACGACCACAGCGGTTCCTTAGGTGAAGTTGTGGCAAAGTTCCCGGATGTTGAAGTCTACTGTTCCAAAAAGGCTGAGCCTGGTCTTAAAAACCACTTGCCTGAACTTGCAGACTTTGAATTCAATACCGTAAAAACCGGTGACTCATTGGATATCGGCGGAAAGACCTTCCAATTCGTGAATGCTCCTATGCTTCACTGGCCTGACAGCATGTTCACAATGTTGATGGAAGATGGAATCCTATTCTCCAACGATGCATTCGGTCAGCACATTTGTCTCTCTGAAAGATTGGACAGCGATGTGGATCCTGTCATCTTGACTGAAGCTGCAAGAAAATACTATGCAAACCTAATCACTCTCGCTTCTCCTATGGTCGGAAGAAAAATCGAAGAGCTTGCAAAATTAGGATTGGTGGACATCTTGAAAATGATTGCTCCATGTCACGGTCAAATATTCACCGACCCAAGCTTCATAATTGACCTTTACACAAAATGGTCAACTGGAACCTATGAAGGAACCAAAATCACCTTCATCTATGACACCATGCACCATTCTACCCAAAGAATGGCTCATGCAATGGCTGAAGGTGTCATGTCCGAAGGTGTTGAAGTTAAAATGTACTTCATGCACGATGATGACAAGAGTGATGCAGTGACTGATGTCCTTGACTCCAAGGCAATCTTTGTAGGTGCTCCAACAATGATGAACAATCCTTTCCCTGGAATCGGTGACGTGATGTACTACCTCAATTGTCTCAGCTTTGGAAACATTGAA
This genomic interval carries:
- a CDS encoding pyrroline-5-carboxylate reductase dimerization domain-containing protein translates to MKIGVIGYGNMGSMIVNNILKLNLLLDDEELIVSNRHLNKFESLIEEYPEENLNITSDNKEVATQCEKILISVETPQFKEIIQEIKPFINEKTHIIYTCAGLNFSHIKKFYDGKLSLVIPTLASTVTSNNSISSLARRKGVTLVKHNSKVELHERLFVEDLFNEFSIVKKIDDPIYFNEEEDNLHPKDNELEISTIISSCGPAFIAMMIEKFAQSCTDLSNLSKDEIEEMILKTVIGTSMLKDDQELSNWDIINKVATKKGITQEGVDLLDKKFNKISKDLVKTLLNRYDEVNDEMNESYLN
- a CDS encoding alpha/beta hydrolase; this translates as MTIENQTDDKMTLRYFNDLAYEEIGEENNKTILFLHTKLLDKWIWIRQKENHAQYFNGFHCIFMDLPNHGDSKSEDDFSIRNSSLEIAKFIEKLIEEKNIEKVNLVALGIGGSVAIEIINENPRLIDNLILSGLEIADHKEIEKDSIVNRLAKTQSEYLNEKPDSFITKAYLRYFGINREHYKDVERILDRSIKEERRISFESLNYTVPKSLKDNDEIIEKDNVLIIYGSKEDLDCAKSAIQLRNIFKNAKLVEIIRGNHLWNIIDHDLFNNIISDFIRLNHIEGNSRIMILE
- a CDS encoding FprA family A-type flavoprotein, which translates into the protein MKADAYKIVDNVYWVGVLDWDIRDYHGYTLNGTTYNCYLVFGEDKVALIDNVYPGKSEQFWGRIRDAFEKEGREFKIDVVIQNHIENDHSGSLGEVVAKFPDVEVYCSKKAEPGLKNHLPELADFEFNTVKTGDSLDIGGKTFQFVNAPMLHWPDSMFTMLMEDGILFSNDAFGQHICLSERLDSDVDPVILTEAARKYYANLITLASPMVGRKIEELAKLGLVDILKMIAPCHGQIFTDPSFIIDLYTKWSTGTYEGTKITFIYDTMHHSTQRMAHAMAEGVMSEGVEVKMYFMHDDDKSDAVTDVLDSKAIFVGAPTMMNNPFPGIGDVMYYLNCLSFGNIETKKAVVFGSKGWAGGSARILAANLEGAGFEVVEQMELDFKPTEEQLEECYDLGKKVAQMIKE